From the Lepus europaeus isolate LE1 chromosome 12, mLepTim1.pri, whole genome shotgun sequence genome, one window contains:
- the LOC133771179 gene encoding protein tyrosine phosphatase type IVA 1-like codes for MAQMNRPAPVEVTYKNMRFLITHNPTNATLNKFIEELKKYGVTTIVRVCEAAYDTTLVEKEGIHVLDWPFDDGAPPSNQIVDDWLSLVKIKFREEPGCCIAVHCVAGLGRVPVLVALALIEGGMKYEDAVQFIRQKLLTANNFCIWKNIVLRCGCASKTPMVIETTVAFNKTGVPNAIALEEELETGSNLSYILANMLAW; via the coding sequence ATGGCCCAAATGAACCGCCCAGCTCCTGTGGAAGTCACATACAAGAACATGAGATTTCTTATTACACATAATCCAACAAATGCAACATTAAACAAATTTATTGAGGAACTTAAGAAATATGGAGTTACCACGATAGTAAGAGTATGTGAAGCAGCTTATGACACTACTCTTGTGGAGAAAGAAGGAATCCATGTTCTCGATTGGCCTTTTGATGATGGTGCACCACCGTCCAACCAGATTGTTGACGACTGGTTAAGtcttgtaaaaattaagtttCGTGAAGAACCTGGTTGTTGTATTGCTGTTCACTGTGTTGCAGGGCTTGGGAGAGTTCCAGTGCTTGTCGCCCTAGCATTAATTGAAGGTGGAATGAAATATGAAGATGCAGTACAGTTCATAAGACAAAAGCTTTTAACAGCAAACAACTTTTGTATTTGGAAAAATATCGTCCTAAGATGCGGCTGCGCTTCAAAGACTCCAATGGTCATAGAAACAACTGTTGCATTCAATAAAACTGGGGTGCCTAATGCTATTGCTTTGGAAGAAGAACTTGAGACAGGATCTAATTTGTCATACATATTAGCCAACATGTTGGCTTGGTGA